From Deferrisoma camini S3R1, the proteins below share one genomic window:
- the leuS gene encoding leucine--tRNA ligase, translating to MDSRYHPEQIETKWQRRWLEDKTFRVTEDPDRPKYYVLEMFPYPSGRIHMGHVRNYTIGDVVARYKRMRGFNVLHPMGWDAFGMPAENAAIASGVHPAKWTRENIAYMKRQLQRMGFSYDWDRELATCDPSYYRWEQWLFLKMLENDLVYRKTTTVNWCETCATVLANEQVEQGRCWRCGDEVAEKELPGWFFRITRYADELLEWTDKLPGWPPQVLTMQRNWIGKSHGAEVTFPLADREGSITVFTTRPDTLYGVTFMSLAAEHPLVAELSAGTGQEAEVRAFVERVRRQDKIRRTSEDAEKEGVFTGAYCVNPLTGERVPIYVANFVLMEYGTGAVMAVPAHDQRDFEFARKYGLPIRVVIEPEGRTLDPDTMTEAHEGEGRMVRSGPFDGLPNREGIRAVIRYLEEKGIGRGTVNYRLRDWGISRQRYWGAPIPVIHCGDCGVVPVPEEDLPVVLPEDVEFPQGRVLPLAEIPSFYETTCPRCGRPARRETDTMDTFVESSWYFARFSCADHDGGMLDRKRVGYWMPVDQYIGGIEHAVLHLLYARFYTKVLRDLGLVDVDEPFTNLLTQGMVCMETHRCPEHGWLLPEESQDGRCARCGAEVIRGRVEKMSKSKKNVVDPEHLIERYGADTARLFSLFAAPPEKDLEWSEEGVEGAYRFLRRVWRLVADNADWLRQTAPFAGGELTGPARALRRKAHETLQKVTSDIEERFHFNTAIAATMELVNEMAGFSPASDTDRQVLREAVDLVLLMLSPMVPHMAEELWEGLGHDRPLSEARWPQVDPEALVRDAITVVVQVNGKLRARIQVPPDADEAAVREAALAEENVRNHVEGKTLVKTVWVPGRLVNLVVR from the coding sequence ATGGATTCCCGATACCATCCGGAGCAGATCGAGACCAAGTGGCAGCGCCGGTGGCTCGAGGACAAGACCTTCCGGGTCACCGAGGATCCCGACCGGCCCAAGTACTACGTGCTGGAGATGTTCCCGTACCCCTCGGGCCGGATCCACATGGGCCACGTGCGCAACTACACCATCGGCGACGTGGTGGCCCGCTACAAGCGCATGCGCGGGTTCAACGTGCTCCATCCCATGGGCTGGGACGCCTTCGGCATGCCGGCCGAGAACGCCGCGATCGCCAGCGGGGTGCATCCGGCCAAGTGGACCCGGGAGAACATCGCCTACATGAAGCGCCAGCTCCAGCGGATGGGGTTCTCCTACGACTGGGACCGGGAGCTGGCCACCTGTGACCCCAGCTACTACCGGTGGGAGCAGTGGCTGTTCCTCAAGATGCTCGAGAACGACCTGGTCTACCGCAAGACCACCACCGTGAACTGGTGCGAGACCTGCGCCACGGTGCTCGCCAACGAGCAGGTGGAGCAGGGCCGGTGCTGGCGGTGCGGGGACGAGGTGGCCGAGAAGGAGCTGCCCGGCTGGTTCTTCCGGATCACCCGGTACGCGGACGAGCTGCTGGAGTGGACCGACAAGCTCCCGGGGTGGCCGCCCCAGGTGCTGACCATGCAGCGCAACTGGATCGGCAAGAGCCACGGGGCCGAGGTCACGTTCCCCTTGGCCGACCGGGAGGGGTCGATCACCGTGTTCACCACCCGGCCCGACACCCTCTACGGGGTCACGTTCATGAGCCTGGCCGCCGAGCACCCCCTGGTGGCGGAGCTGTCGGCCGGCACCGGGCAGGAGGCCGAGGTGCGGGCGTTCGTGGAGCGGGTGCGGCGCCAGGACAAGATCCGTCGCACCAGCGAGGACGCGGAGAAGGAGGGGGTGTTCACCGGTGCGTACTGCGTGAACCCCCTCACTGGCGAGCGGGTGCCGATCTACGTGGCCAACTTCGTGCTGATGGAGTACGGCACGGGCGCGGTCATGGCCGTGCCGGCCCACGACCAACGCGACTTCGAGTTCGCCCGCAAGTACGGGCTGCCGATCCGCGTGGTGATCGAGCCCGAAGGCCGGACCCTGGACCCCGACACCATGACCGAGGCCCACGAGGGCGAGGGCCGCATGGTGCGCTCGGGCCCGTTCGACGGCCTGCCGAACCGGGAGGGCATCCGGGCCGTGATCCGGTACCTGGAGGAGAAGGGCATCGGCCGGGGCACCGTGAACTACCGGCTGCGCGACTGGGGCATCTCGCGCCAGCGGTACTGGGGGGCGCCGATCCCGGTGATCCACTGTGGGGACTGCGGGGTGGTGCCGGTGCCCGAGGAGGACCTGCCGGTGGTCCTGCCCGAGGACGTGGAGTTCCCCCAGGGCCGGGTGCTCCCCCTGGCCGAGATCCCCTCGTTCTACGAGACCACCTGCCCCCGGTGCGGCCGGCCCGCCCGCCGCGAGACCGACACCATGGACACCTTCGTGGAGAGCTCGTGGTACTTCGCCCGGTTCTCGTGCGCGGACCACGACGGCGGCATGCTCGACCGGAAGCGGGTGGGGTACTGGATGCCGGTGGACCAGTACATCGGCGGCATCGAGCACGCCGTGCTCCACCTTCTCTACGCCCGGTTCTACACCAAGGTGCTGCGGGACCTGGGCCTGGTGGACGTGGACGAGCCGTTCACCAACCTGCTGACCCAGGGCATGGTGTGCATGGAGACCCACCGGTGCCCCGAGCACGGATGGCTTCTGCCCGAGGAGTCCCAGGACGGCCGGTGCGCCCGGTGCGGGGCCGAGGTGATCCGGGGTCGGGTCGAGAAGATGAGCAAGTCCAAGAAGAACGTGGTGGACCCCGAGCACCTGATCGAGCGCTACGGCGCGGACACGGCCCGGCTGTTCAGCCTGTTCGCGGCCCCGCCCGAGAAAGACCTGGAGTGGAGCGAGGAGGGCGTGGAGGGCGCCTACCGGTTCCTGCGGCGGGTGTGGCGGCTGGTGGCCGACAACGCCGACTGGTTGCGTCAGACCGCCCCGTTCGCGGGGGGCGAGCTCACCGGGCCGGCCCGGGCCCTGCGGCGCAAGGCCCACGAGACCCTGCAGAAGGTCACGTCGGACATCGAGGAGCGGTTCCACTTCAACACCGCCATCGCGGCCACCATGGAGCTGGTGAACGAGATGGCCGGCTTCTCCCCGGCCTCCGACACCGATCGGCAGGTGCTGCGCGAGGCCGTGGACCTCGTGCTCCTCATGCTCTCGCCCATGGTGCCCCACATGGCCGAGGAGCTGTGGGAGGGGCTCGGCCACGACCGGCCGCTGAGCGAGGCCCGATGGCCCCAGGTGGACCCCGAGGCCCTGGTGCGCGATGCGATCACCGTGGTGGTGCAGGTGAACGGCAAGCTCCGGGCCCGGATCCAGGTGCCGCCGGACGCCGACGAGGCCGCGGTGCGCGAGGCGGCCCTGGCCGAGGAGAACGTGCGCAACCACGTCGAGGGCAAGACCCTGGTCAAGACCGTATGGGTGCCCGGGCGACTGGTGAACCTGGTCGTGCGGTGA
- a CDS encoding flavodoxin domain-containing protein encodes MKFLVLYVSRTGKTRKMAEWIAEGLRFAGHEAEAMPLPKFKDIEALAGYDGVLLGSPTYHKDMLPVFKNWLFKAARVGLEGKFGGAFGSHTHSGEAPTVLHETMEHVFKMNMLDLGPFKMEERVVDTDEGMRACQQFGRSFGERAGG; translated from the coding sequence ATGAAGTTCCTGGTGCTGTACGTGAGCCGAACGGGCAAGACGAGGAAGATGGCCGAGTGGATCGCCGAGGGGCTGCGGTTCGCGGGCCACGAGGCCGAGGCGATGCCTCTGCCCAAGTTCAAGGACATCGAGGCCTTGGCGGGGTACGACGGCGTGCTCCTGGGGTCACCCACCTACCACAAGGACATGCTGCCGGTGTTCAAGAACTGGCTGTTCAAGGCGGCCCGGGTGGGTCTGGAGGGCAAGTTCGGCGGGGCGTTCGGCTCGCACACCCACTCGGGCGAGGCGCCCACGGTGCTCCACGAGACCATGGAGCACGTGTTCAAGATGAACATGCTGGACCTGGGTCCCTTCAAGATGGAGGAGCGGGTGGTGGACACCGACGAGGGCATGCGCGCCTGCCAGCAGTTCGGCCGCTCGTTCGGGGAGAGGGCCGGAGGGTAG
- a CDS encoding choice-of-anchor D domain-containing protein translates to MGLLLRILLLTGFGWLPFVLASCGGGGGGSGRSPRPPEAAFTADPTAGAAPLAVSFDASASSDPDGSIASYAWDFGDGATAEGAVVSHTYRVQGTHTVRLTVTDDEGAQAFRTLMVTVVGLPVLQPLPRVTTQPTVTVQGLALPDAVVALENRTTGKTVEVAAGEGPFEAAVDLAEGANEIAVTTRLDGVKGPPAVLEVAYLASETIGLDSISPSAGPAGALVTLTGSGFGTDPEAVEVFFRAAPFEGGEDLDLPAAVLEVTDTEIRAAVPFGFLNGAQAQVFVIKGGDVSGALPFTIEAAKDPTPDTAGNEADQALELVADQIRALRGTLEQLAGENLPQETRDALLGNLDRIGAFLQELRGRLKAVPDPGVQARIDAILGSPVLAEALADLGEANGQLRRIAQRAAQRAARGLPDAGASGCDVAEVVEALQAVLQPVRIVAGVLNAVEDALYAMLVGSSIGCAFGIVPACVAIPIFSESIAVISAVSSVLDAILGVVDYVVDALYAVVPTFPSEWKIVIDQPISGLSNDVLYTGTTNTLSLYANFTNAPFREFLAEHEIDVNLPDPFGVIWLVKKISGYDIEAELEEVLGDLVVELVADITGVNFQVTEVDRKVPFTVAVASGGDLVSATDGGSSREDHTLVAGEETGWVELDIRASCGAYSYPDRTKCVRFFPGSDLCLEWGTDYPPVHTVEVLDKPRIESIGDWIPAVYVDQIPYDRCTINGVNLCTMEEYEEYIEALCSDDPTHPSCRLFDTCYDPESRTNLCGMDDYASMLDALCADHGAACDDLIHTTYGVSYDYGYRTVTGKGFSTRELSVRWNPGSEPLSFATAGSREHEEFLLYANPYLGYLKPGWIQVTIGAGLRLSDPVFVEPSPNLEPEARVLNPGVFPGDRLYVEGNYFTPFPDDIVLTKVGTSQSWHPDPFPVAGGFADEWGLAWFTGPGESLPEGSHAFTLGVGPDPACPGPRCTSGNFTVLPHRNADDAPDLRLAGPGAFMAPRAVAVGDLNGDGLPDLAVGVPTYTNFYEVGAVFLRFGTTEGWGELDLADENAWDVRILGDVRDVDPDTRNTRRIGNALAVGDLDGDGIDDLVIGSTDRNPDTGAHGTLLDPEGAHLPGKAYVLFGRTAWEQGYEFTLDQYDARFVGADDRELGEAVAVAHVGSSDARADLVLGAPSAGDGVDGSDPGPGRVYVIRGWGFTLPDKTVNLPDQLAIFPYAATIEGAAEPFSSVVSFAGGEVAEHRADRFGASLAVADVDGDGLGDLVIGAPGYAAVTATDPLTAQEGAVYLFRGRSWFGPPGAALRGTLRADALAGGDQDAALLGPAVTSDAERTGFGTVVHAGDLTGDGRAEVILGAPDAVLRVRVGPMDLERERAGRVYVIEAGNEALASGAAANVDEVADLTVHGSTGFVRLGCALASGDLNQDGFPDLVVGAPGDRADEDAGRVWILWGSASPPWRAAGRDALYLETRSWQAASSDSPHLSNGEDYAYLGSGDSSALSPRFGAAVAVVDLPPHAGTDLLVIDAGADLPDGSEADGVRGGAGAVLGFFGAGEEAFLARPVIGAKPSAVDLGTLLPDQEASVSVRLRNDALAPARDLEIQGTELTGDEGFSLDLAPSLPQTLAPGGEQELRLDVLFAGAAEPGAYRATLVVRSDDPVTPRLAIPLTATVREAFPTVSVDDVYFSAREFTKVLRVENQGTADLEWTLVEDWYGGEPWPGWLTASATEGTTGPEDATEVTLSVDRSGLELGTHVYSLYVTSNDPNNPSVPVMVVVSVEPLPDVAVEPASLSFEIRPGWNVTNTVQVTNEGDADLAITGVTLSGFGDFSRWDPDDACGETLAPGETCSVGIGFSRDDEGTSTATLTIATDDPDEPVVEVQITGTATIPQEPDIAVIGANATFGGVPIGSTRTWDITVKNEGAVDLHVTDVTVSRAPEFSLASNGCTDPVPPFTGSLSQLCTITVAFTPTGTEQVTGEIQIRSDDPDEPVVTGSLSGAGITPFLYVSPTVMDFGDTAFSAGFSLENLSSTETLDWSVAGALPSWLGVFPDAGQLAAGGRVDVALTADRTGLDPGSYSFDLSLTSNGGDDAVTVQLTVPAPGEALASFARTYGGASDDELSFLRAAPDGGLIAAGRTKSFGAGNTDAWLVKLDPSGDLVWAKTYGGADYDRAYAVTPTSDGGYAVVGGTWSWHAPGDNWYGLWVWKVDRFGYPVWQKVLGGHPDDYDDKWEIAETADGGLLLAGMNSVSRDDAWILKLDADGTLVWQKAFGTDEVDRLYALDPTPDLGAVAAGLTCASAATGCDVLVVRLDSAGEIAWQKSYGGAGYDHAWAVRAVPSGGYVVAGLTDSFGPGNENLWVLRLDAGGNVLWQRAYGLLGGFGEANAVAPAADGGFLIGGWLARSGSDPGDLWLLRLDANGEVLWSRTYGGSEYERAEAVVLSADGAGIASGFTASTGAGYWDGWILKVDGIGNVGPTCTLVGYADVAAEDTSATVADAGLTPRPIEVTPADTSAATAAPNAVAGTACSETEADAALHTDPQIQVTPDSWDAGFVEMGVMTVHETFTVRNTGYADLDLLGIALDPALADFGVVDDCPATLPPTHRCSVTVGFTPTQEGVQTTTLVIESSDPDEPVVEVPVSGEGFQGGAFPGEEPGSGEGGGTIGLPTPVTPVEEP, encoded by the coding sequence ATGGGGCTTCTTCTCCGCATTCTGCTGCTGACCGGTTTCGGATGGCTCCCCTTCGTGCTCGCCTCCTGCGGGGGCGGGGGAGGAGGTTCCGGCCGGTCCCCCCGCCCGCCCGAGGCCGCGTTCACGGCCGACCCCACCGCGGGTGCCGCGCCCCTGGCCGTGTCGTTCGACGCGTCGGCCTCCTCCGACCCTGACGGGTCCATCGCCTCGTACGCATGGGACTTCGGGGACGGCGCCACGGCCGAGGGGGCGGTGGTGAGCCACACCTACCGCGTCCAGGGCACCCACACCGTGCGGCTCACGGTGACGGACGACGAGGGGGCCCAGGCCTTCCGGACCCTCATGGTCACCGTGGTGGGCCTGCCGGTGCTCCAGCCGCTCCCTCGGGTGACCACCCAGCCCACCGTCACGGTCCAAGGGCTCGCCCTCCCAGACGCAGTGGTCGCGCTGGAGAACCGGACCACGGGCAAGACCGTGGAGGTGGCGGCCGGGGAGGGGCCGTTCGAGGCGGCCGTGGACCTGGCCGAAGGCGCCAACGAGATCGCCGTGACGACCCGGCTGGACGGGGTGAAGGGCCCCCCGGCCGTGCTGGAGGTCGCCTACCTCGCCTCGGAGACGATCGGGCTCGACAGCATCTCCCCCTCTGCCGGGCCGGCCGGAGCCTTGGTCACCCTGACCGGATCGGGGTTCGGGACGGATCCCGAGGCGGTGGAGGTGTTCTTCCGGGCTGCCCCGTTCGAGGGCGGGGAGGATCTGGACCTGCCGGCCGCGGTCCTGGAGGTCACCGACACCGAGATCCGGGCCGCGGTGCCCTTCGGGTTCCTGAACGGCGCCCAGGCTCAGGTTTTCGTGATAAAGGGAGGGGACGTATCCGGGGCTCTTCCCTTCACGATTGAGGCTGCAAAGGATCCCACCCCGGACACCGCCGGAAACGAGGCGGACCAGGCCCTGGAGCTGGTGGCCGACCAGATCCGGGCGCTCCGGGGCACGCTGGAGCAGCTCGCCGGGGAGAACCTACCCCAGGAGACCCGGGACGCGCTGCTGGGCAACCTGGACCGGATCGGGGCGTTCCTCCAGGAGCTGCGCGGCCGGCTCAAAGCGGTGCCGGACCCGGGGGTGCAGGCCCGGATCGACGCGATCCTGGGCAGCCCGGTCCTGGCCGAGGCCCTGGCGGATCTCGGGGAGGCCAACGGCCAGCTGCGCCGGATCGCCCAGCGCGCGGCCCAACGGGCCGCGCGGGGGCTTCCGGACGCCGGCGCGTCGGGATGCGACGTGGCCGAGGTGGTGGAGGCGCTCCAGGCGGTCCTCCAGCCGGTTCGCATCGTGGCCGGGGTGCTCAACGCCGTGGAAGACGCCCTGTACGCGATGCTGGTGGGCTCGTCCATCGGCTGCGCGTTCGGGATCGTGCCCGCCTGTGTGGCCATCCCCATCTTTTCCGAGAGCATCGCGGTGATCTCCGCTGTCTCGTCGGTTCTGGACGCGATCCTGGGCGTCGTGGACTACGTGGTCGACGCCCTGTATGCCGTGGTGCCCACCTTCCCCAGCGAGTGGAAGATCGTGATCGACCAGCCCATCTCCGGGCTCTCCAACGACGTGCTGTACACCGGCACGACTAACACCCTGTCCCTGTACGCCAACTTCACCAACGCGCCGTTCCGGGAGTTCCTGGCGGAGCACGAGATCGACGTGAACCTCCCCGACCCGTTCGGCGTCATCTGGCTGGTGAAGAAGATCAGCGGGTACGACATCGAGGCCGAGTTGGAAGAGGTCCTCGGCGACCTGGTGGTTGAGCTGGTGGCGGACATCACCGGGGTGAACTTCCAGGTGACCGAGGTGGACCGGAAGGTCCCCTTCACGGTGGCGGTCGCGTCGGGGGGCGATCTTGTGAGCGCGACCGATGGCGGGTCGAGCCGGGAGGACCACACCCTGGTCGCGGGGGAGGAGACGGGCTGGGTGGAACTGGACATCCGGGCGAGCTGCGGCGCGTACTCCTACCCGGACCGCACCAAGTGCGTCCGGTTCTTCCCTGGCTCGGACTTGTGTCTGGAATGGGGCACGGACTACCCGCCGGTGCACACGGTGGAAGTGCTGGACAAGCCCCGGATCGAGTCCATCGGGGACTGGATCCCCGCGGTGTACGTGGACCAGATTCCGTACGACCGCTGTACGATCAACGGCGTCAACCTGTGCACGATGGAGGAGTACGAGGAATACATCGAGGCCCTGTGCTCCGACGACCCCACGCACCCTTCGTGCCGGCTGTTCGACACCTGCTACGATCCCGAGAGCCGTACCAACCTATGCGGCATGGACGACTACGCGTCCATGCTTGACGCGCTGTGCGCCGACCACGGGGCCGCCTGCGACGACCTCATCCACACCACCTACGGCGTTTCCTATGACTACGGCTACCGAACCGTCACCGGCAAGGGGTTCAGCACACGGGAGCTCTCCGTGCGCTGGAACCCGGGCTCCGAGCCGTTGTCCTTCGCAACCGCCGGCAGCCGAGAGCACGAAGAGTTCCTTTTGTACGCCAACCCGTACCTGGGCTACCTCAAGCCGGGCTGGATCCAGGTGACAATCGGCGCGGGCCTGCGCCTGAGCGACCCGGTCTTCGTGGAACCGAGCCCCAACCTGGAACCGGAGGCCCGGGTCCTGAACCCGGGCGTGTTCCCCGGAGACCGCCTCTACGTCGAGGGGAACTACTTCACCCCGTTTCCCGACGACATCGTCCTGACAAAGGTCGGGACCTCGCAGTCCTGGCACCCGGACCCGTTCCCGGTGGCGGGAGGGTTCGCAGACGAGTGGGGGCTCGCGTGGTTCACCGGGCCCGGCGAATCGCTGCCCGAGGGATCCCACGCGTTCACCCTGGGGGTGGGGCCCGACCCGGCCTGCCCCGGGCCACGGTGCACGTCCGGGAACTTCACCGTTCTCCCCCACCGCAACGCGGACGACGCGCCCGATCTGCGCCTTGCCGGTCCCGGTGCCTTCATGGCCCCCCGGGCCGTGGCGGTGGGGGACCTGAACGGCGACGGGCTCCCCGACCTGGCCGTGGGCGTGCCCACGTACACGAACTTCTACGAGGTGGGCGCCGTGTTCCTGCGGTTCGGGACCACCGAGGGGTGGGGCGAGCTCGACCTCGCGGACGAAAACGCCTGGGACGTGCGGATCCTCGGCGACGTCCGGGACGTGGACCCGGACACCCGGAACACCCGGCGCATCGGAAACGCCCTGGCCGTGGGCGACCTGGACGGCGACGGGATCGACGACCTCGTGATCGGGTCCACGGACCGGAACCCCGACACCGGGGCCCACGGCACCTTGCTGGACCCCGAGGGGGCCCACCTCCCGGGCAAGGCGTACGTGCTGTTCGGCCGGACCGCGTGGGAGCAGGGGTACGAATTTACCCTGGACCAGTACGACGCGCGGTTCGTGGGCGCGGACGACCGGGAACTCGGCGAGGCGGTGGCCGTGGCCCACGTGGGCTCCTCGGACGCCCGGGCCGACCTGGTGCTGGGCGCGCCCTCCGCTGGGGACGGCGTAGACGGATCGGACCCGGGACCCGGGCGCGTGTACGTAATCCGCGGGTGGGGCTTCACCTTGCCGGACAAGACCGTGAACCTGCCCGACCAACTGGCGATCTTCCCCTACGCCGCCACGATCGAGGGCGCGGCCGAGCCCTTTTCCTCGGTGGTCTCCTTTGCCGGCGGAGAGGTCGCCGAGCACCGCGCGGACCGGTTCGGCGCGTCCCTGGCGGTTGCGGACGTGGACGGCGATGGGCTGGGCGACCTGGTCATCGGCGCTCCCGGGTACGCGGCGGTCACGGCCACCGATCCTCTCACGGCGCAGGAGGGAGCCGTCTACCTCTTCCGCGGCCGTTCCTGGTTCGGGCCGCCGGGCGCCGCGCTGCGGGGAACCCTGCGCGCGGACGCCCTGGCCGGAGGCGACCAGGACGCCGCGCTGCTCGGCCCGGCCGTCACATCGGACGCCGAGCGCACGGGTTTCGGCACCGTGGTCCACGCCGGCGATCTCACGGGGGACGGCCGGGCCGAGGTGATCCTGGGCGCCCCCGACGCCGTCCTCCGGGTGCGCGTCGGCCCCATGGACCTGGAACGGGAGCGCGCCGGCAGGGTGTACGTGATCGAGGCCGGGAACGAAGCGCTCGCTTCCGGGGCCGCGGCCAACGTGGACGAGGTCGCCGACCTCACGGTCCACGGCTCGACGGGCTTCGTGCGCCTGGGATGTGCCCTGGCCTCCGGCGACCTGAACCAGGACGGGTTCCCGGACCTGGTCGTGGGCGCGCCGGGCGATCGGGCGGACGAAGACGCGGGTCGGGTCTGGATCCTGTGGGGGAGCGCCTCGCCCCCGTGGCGCGCCGCCGGCCGCGATGCGCTGTACCTCGAGACCCGGTCGTGGCAGGCCGCCTCATCGGATTCCCCCCATCTGTCCAACGGGGAAGACTACGCATACCTGGGCTCGGGAGACAGTTCGGCGCTGTCCCCCCGTTTCGGGGCCGCGGTGGCCGTGGTGGACCTGCCGCCCCACGCCGGGACGGATCTCTTGGTGATCGACGCGGGTGCCGACCTGCCCGACGGGTCCGAAGCCGACGGGGTCCGCGGGGGGGCGGGGGCCGTGCTCGGGTTCTTCGGGGCAGGGGAGGAAGCGTTTCTCGCCCGGCCGGTGATCGGCGCAAAGCCCTCCGCGGTGGACCTGGGCACCTTGCTGCCGGATCAGGAGGCCAGCGTTTCGGTCCGCCTGCGCAACGACGCGCTAGCGCCCGCCCGCGACCTGGAGATCCAGGGGACCGAACTCACCGGCGACGAGGGCTTTTCGCTCGACCTCGCCCCTTCGCTCCCCCAGACGCTGGCCCCTGGCGGCGAGCAGGAACTCCGGCTCGACGTCCTGTTCGCCGGGGCGGCAGAACCCGGCGCGTACCGGGCCACCCTGGTCGTGCGGAGCGACGACCCCGTGACCCCCCGGCTGGCCATCCCCCTCACGGCCACGGTGCGCGAGGCGTTTCCCACCGTCTCGGTGGACGATGTGTACTTCTCGGCCCGGGAGTTCACGAAGGTGTTGCGCGTCGAGAACCAGGGCACGGCGGATCTGGAGTGGACCCTGGTCGAGGATTGGTACGGGGGAGAGCCCTGGCCCGGGTGGCTCACCGCCTCGGCCACCGAGGGCACCACCGGCCCGGAGGACGCGACCGAGGTGACCCTGTCGGTGGACCGGTCCGGGTTGGAACTGGGCACCCACGTGTACAGCCTGTACGTGACCTCGAACGATCCGAACAATCCCAGCGTCCCGGTGATGGTGGTGGTATCGGTGGAGCCCCTGCCCGACGTGGCCGTGGAGCCTGCGAGCCTATCGTTCGAGATCCGGCCCGGGTGGAACGTGACGAACACCGTGCAGGTGACCAACGAGGGGGACGCGGACCTGGCGATCACCGGGGTGACCCTTTCGGGCTTCGGCGACTTCTCCCGGTGGGACCCGGACGACGCGTGCGGCGAAACCCTGGCGCCGGGGGAAACCTGTTCGGTGGGCATCGGCTTCTCCCGGGACGACGAGGGCACGTCCACGGCCACCCTCACCATCGCCACCGACGACCCGGACGAGCCGGTGGTGGAGGTCCAGATCACCGGCACGGCGACGATCCCCCAGGAACCCGACATCGCCGTGATCGGCGCGAACGCGACCTTCGGCGGCGTGCCGATCGGGAGCACGCGCACGTGGGACATCACCGTGAAGAACGAGGGCGCGGTGGATCTTCACGTGACCGATGTGACCGTGTCCAGGGCGCCCGAGTTCTCCCTGGCCTCCAACGGCTGCACCGACCCGGTGCCGCCGTTCACCGGCAGCCTGTCCCAACTGTGCACGATCACGGTCGCGTTCACGCCCACGGGCACCGAGCAGGTGACCGGCGAGATCCAGATCCGTTCCGACGATCCGGACGAGCCGGTGGTCACCGGGAGCCTTTCCGGAGCCGGGATCACGCCGTTTCTGTACGTGAGCCCCACCGTGATGGACTTCGGGGACACCGCCTTTTCCGCCGGGTTCTCGCTGGAGAACCTGAGCTCGACGGAGACCCTGGACTGGTCCGTGGCCGGGGCGCTCCCCTCGTGGCTCGGGGTGTTCCCGGACGCCGGCCAACTCGCGGCCGGTGGCCGCGTGGACGTTGCCCTGACCGCGGACCGCACCGGGCTCGACCCGGGGAGCTACTCGTTCGACCTGTCCCTTACATCGAACGGAGGGGACGACGCGGTTACCGTGCAACTGACCGTTCCGGCGCCGGGCGAAGCGCTGGCCTCCTTCGCCAGGACGTACGGCGGGGCGTCGGACGACGAACTGAGCTTCCTTCGGGCCGCGCCCGACGGCGGCCTGATCGCGGCGGGCCGCACCAAGTCGTTCGGCGCGGGCAACACGGACGCCTGGCTCGTCAAGCTGGACCCCTCGGGCGACCTGGTGTGGGCCAAGACCTACGGCGGCGCGGACTACGACCGCGCTTACGCCGTCACCCCCACCTCGGACGGCGGGTACGCCGTGGTCGGCGGCACCTGGTCCTGGCACGCCCCGGGCGACAACTGGTACGGGCTGTGGGTCTGGAAGGTGGACCGGTTCGGGTACCCCGTGTGGCAGAAGGTCCTGGGCGGCCACCCGGACGACTACGACGACAAGTGGGAGATCGCGGAGACGGCCGACGGCGGGCTCCTGCTCGCCGGGATGAACAGCGTGTCACGGGACGACGCGTGGATCCTCAAGCTCGACGCGGACGGGACCCTCGTGTGGCAGAAGGCGTTCGGAACCGACGAGGTGGACCGCCTGTACGCCCTGGACCCGACCCCGGATCTGGGCGCGGTGGCGGCGGGCTTGACGTGCGCTTCCGCCGCCACGGGCTGCGACGTCCTGGTCGTCCGGCTCGACTCCGCGGGCGAGATCGCCTGGCAGAAGAGCTACGGCGGAGCGGGCTACGATCACGCCTGGGCGGTGCGCGCCGTGCCGTCCGGCGGGTATGTGGTGGCCGGGCTCACCGACTCGTTCGGCCCGGGCAACGAGAACCTCTGGGTCCTGCGGCTCGACGCGGGCGGAAATGTCCTCTGGCAGAGGGCCTACGGCCTTCTGGGCGGGTTCGGTGAGGCCAACGCCGTGGCGCCGGCCGCGGACGGGGGCTTCTTGATCGGCGGGTGGCTCGCCCGGAGTGGGTCCGACCCGGGCGACCTGTGGCTCCTGCGGCTCGACGCGAACGGCGAGGTCCTGTGGTCTCGCACCTACGGGGGAAGCGAGTATGAACGCGCCGAGGCGGTGGTGCTCTCGGCCGACGGGGCCGGGATCGCCTCGGGCTTCACGGCATCCACCGGCGCAGGCTACTGGGACGGGTGGATCCTCAAGGTGGACGGGATCGGAAACGTCGGCCCCACGTGCACTCTGGTCGGGTACGCCGACGTGGCCGCCGAGGACACCTCGGCCACCGTGGCGGACGCCGGACTGACCCCGCGCCCGATCGAGGTGACCCCGGCCGACACGTCCGCCGCGACAGCCGCGCCGAACGCCGTGGCGGGCACGGCCTGCTCCGAAACCGAGGCCGACGCCGCGCTCCACACCGATCCGCAGATCCAGGTCACCCCGGATTCGTGGGACGCGGGATTCGTCGAGATGGGGGTCATGACCGTCCACGAGACGTTCACGGTGCGAAACACCGGGTACGCGGACCTGGATCTCCTGGGCATCGCCCTGGACCCGGCCCTGGCGGACTTCGGCGTGGTGGACGACTGCCCCGCGACGCTTCCCCCCACCCACCGGTGCTCGGTGACCGTGGGGTTCACCCCGACCCAGGAAGGGGTTCAGACCACGACCCTGGTGATCGAGTCGTCCGATCCCGACGAGCCCGTCGTCGAGGTACCGGTCTCCGGCGAAGGGTTTCAAGGCGGGGCATTCCCCGGGGAAGAACCGGGCTCGGGCGAGGGCGGTGGTACGATCGGACTCCCCACGCCCGTGACCCCGGTAGAGGAACCGTGA